In the genome of Fulvivirga maritima, one region contains:
- a CDS encoding NifU family protein, translating to METKVKNDNQKVVNLYLEANPNPNSMKFVANYMLVPEGTSYDFPDVESTENAPLAKELFGFEYVDRVFYMSNFITITKKEEVEWIEIKDALKQHIKDYIESGREVITKLMPEEQYDESDSETVKKIKGILDEYIKPAVEQDGGAISFHSYENGIVKVLLQGSCSGCPSSTVTLKAGIENLLKRMLPEIEGVEAEGI from the coding sequence ATGGAGACAAAAGTTAAGAATGACAATCAGAAAGTAGTAAACCTATACCTAGAGGCTAACCCTAACCCGAACTCTATGAAGTTCGTAGCTAACTATATGCTGGTGCCTGAAGGTACAAGTTATGATTTCCCTGATGTAGAGAGTACGGAAAACGCCCCCTTGGCAAAAGAGCTTTTTGGGTTTGAGTATGTGGACAGGGTATTTTACATGTCTAATTTCATTACTATTACTAAAAAAGAAGAGGTTGAGTGGATTGAAATTAAAGATGCTCTGAAACAGCACATTAAAGATTATATTGAATCTGGCAGAGAGGTTATAACTAAACTGATGCCTGAAGAGCAATATGATGAAAGTGACTCTGAAACAGTAAAGAAAATTAAAGGTATATTAGATGAATACATCAAACCAGCTGTAGAGCAAGATGGTGGTGCTATCTCTTTCCATTCTTATGAAAACGGTATTGTAAAAGTATTGCTTCAGGGTTCATGCAGTGGCTGCCCTTCATCTACTGTTACGCTAAAAGCGGGTATAGAGAATCTTCTAAAAAGAATGCTTCCGGAAATAGAAGGAGTAGAAGCAGAAGGTATTTAA
- a CDS encoding septal ring lytic transglycosylase RlpA family protein yields MKFFKLLLLVSFLALYLPGHSQYQSGKASYYADKFEGRKTASGEIYRGDSYTAAHPSLPFGTRLKVTNLHNHKVINVRVNDRGPFVSTRIIDLSRAAAEALDFINLGIVDVSIDIVTDSAIAAQTSQFYTFSIHKTRPKGFGVQVMSLTKMDALLEVGELLAQKYKDIKVTLQPKVVNSKQVYALILGVYDSREEALVLKNKLSNDYSDSYIVEFSKFQ; encoded by the coding sequence ATGAAATTTTTTAAACTCCTGTTATTAGTCTCATTTTTGGCATTATATCTTCCTGGTCATTCTCAATATCAATCCGGCAAAGCTTCCTATTACGCTGATAAATTTGAAGGTAGGAAAACCGCCAGTGGAGAAATTTACCGTGGTGATAGCTATACCGCAGCGCACCCTTCCCTACCCTTTGGTACACGACTAAAAGTAACTAACCTTCATAATCACAAGGTCATTAACGTGAGGGTAAACGATAGAGGACCATTTGTTAGCACACGTATCATTGATCTCTCCCGTGCAGCGGCAGAGGCTTTAGACTTTATAAATCTGGGTATAGTAGATGTTTCTATAGATATAGTTACTGATTCCGCCATAGCGGCTCAAACATCCCAATTTTATACTTTTAGCATCCATAAAACCAGACCCAAAGGTTTTGGAGTACAGGTAATGAGCTTAACAAAAATGGATGCTTTATTAGAAGTAGGTGAGCTGTTAGCTCAAAAATACAAAGACATAAAAGTGACCTTACAACCCAAGGTGGTTAACAGTAAGCAGGTGTATGCTCTCATTTTGGGTGTGTATGATTCAAGAGAGGAAGCCCTGGTTTTAAAAAATAAACTTTCCAATGATTACTCAGATAGCTATATTGTAGAGTTCTCCAAATTCCAGTAA
- the guaB gene encoding IMP dehydrogenase, with the protein MSLDQSKFLFEALTYDDVLLQPGYSEVLPRDTNTSTLLTKNIKLNIPFVSAAMDTVTEADLAISMALEGGLGFIHKNMSKEAQAQQVRKVKRSQSGMILDPITLNINSNVMDAEKIMREYKIGGIPVVDENRRLIGIITNRDLRFHKDMSTPISEIMTRDALITAEENVGLEKAEDILQEHKIEKLPIVNKDGILTGLITYKDILKNRNKPNACKDEYGRLRVGAAVGVTPDILERVEGLKAAGVDVISIDTAHGHSKGVIDMCKTVKKAFPDLEIIVGNVATGEAAKALIEAGADAIKVGVGPGSICTTRIIAGVGVPQLSAVYECAKAAKGTGVPVIADGGIRFSGDVVKALAGGASSVMIGSLLAGTDEAPGEMIIYEGRKFKSYRGMGSVEAMEEGSKDRYFQDAEDDIKKLVPEGIVGRVPYKGMVAEVLYQLIGGLKAGMGYCGAGSIEALNDAKFVKITAAGVQESHPHDIFITREAPNYSR; encoded by the coding sequence ATGTCTTTAGACCAATCGAAATTTTTATTTGAAGCACTCACCTATGATGACGTGCTTTTACAACCCGGTTATTCTGAGGTTCTTCCACGAGATACTAACACTTCCACTTTACTGACAAAGAATATTAAACTTAATATTCCTTTTGTTTCTGCCGCTATGGATACAGTGACTGAGGCAGACTTGGCCATTTCTATGGCGCTAGAAGGAGGGTTAGGCTTTATTCATAAGAATATGTCTAAAGAGGCTCAAGCACAGCAGGTGCGCAAAGTGAAGAGATCTCAAAGTGGGATGATACTAGATCCTATCACATTAAATATTAACTCTAATGTGATGGATGCCGAGAAGATCATGAGAGAGTATAAAATTGGAGGGATACCCGTAGTTGATGAAAATCGTAGATTGATAGGAATCATTACTAACAGGGATCTACGTTTCCACAAGGATATGTCTACTCCTATCTCTGAAATTATGACTCGTGATGCGCTCATTACAGCCGAAGAGAATGTAGGGCTTGAGAAAGCAGAAGATATTCTTCAAGAGCATAAAATAGAAAAACTTCCTATAGTAAATAAAGATGGTATTCTTACCGGATTGATTACTTATAAGGATATCTTAAAAAACCGAAATAAGCCTAATGCCTGTAAAGATGAGTACGGCAGACTTAGAGTAGGAGCTGCAGTGGGAGTAACTCCTGATATTCTTGAAAGAGTAGAAGGCTTAAAAGCTGCGGGTGTAGATGTAATCAGCATTGATACTGCACATGGTCATTCTAAAGGAGTGATTGATATGTGTAAAACAGTGAAAAAGGCATTTCCTGATCTTGAAATTATAGTAGGAAATGTGGCTACAGGAGAGGCTGCTAAAGCATTAATAGAAGCCGGTGCTGATGCTATAAAAGTAGGTGTAGGACCTGGTAGTATTTGTACTACAAGAATTATTGCTGGTGTGGGTGTACCTCAACTGTCAGCAGTATACGAATGTGCTAAAGCAGCTAAAGGTACTGGTGTCCCGGTAATTGCTGATGGTGGTATTCGTTTTTCTGGTGATGTAGTGAAAGCGCTGGCTGGTGGTGCTAGCAGTGTTATGATAGGTTCACTTTTAGCTGGTACAGATGAGGCTCCCGGTGAAATGATCATCTATGAAGGACGTAAATTCAAGTCTTATAGAGGAATGGGTTCTGTAGAAGCGATGGAAGAAGGTTCAAAAGACAGATACTTCCAGGATGCAGAAGATGATATTAAAAAATTAGTGCCAGAAGGTATAGTAGGTCGAGTACCTTATAAAGGTATGGTGGCTGAAGTTTTATATCAGTTAATAGGTGGACTTAAAGCTGGAATGGGATACTGCGGAGCAGGATCTATTGAAGCCTTAAATGATGCCAAATTTGTGAAAATTACGGCTGCTGGTGTTCAGGAAAGTCACCCTCACGATATATTCATTACCAGAGAGGCTCCTAACTATAGCAGATAA
- a CDS encoding dicarboxylate/amino acid:cation symporter has translation MVPENIMMSLSDNGLMLQVIFFAIFFGLSLAIIPNETGKPVIDFINGINEVFLKMVDIVMKAAPFFVFALLAGVIAKMADTPAEVFEIFKGLWTYSLTLVLGLAFMVFIFYPLLITLFVKKLSYKEFFKNISPAQFLAFSTSSSAATLPVTMECVEENMGVSKNISSFVLPIGATVNMDGTSLYQAVAVVFLAQMHMVDLTFGQQLTIVFTATLASIGSAAVPSAGLVMMIIVLQSVGLNPAWIAIIFPVDRILDMCRTVVNVTGDASVSTLIAKSEGELPKYS, from the coding sequence ATGGTTCCTGAAAACATCATGATGTCTCTTTCTGATAACGGCCTCATGTTGCAAGTAATTTTCTTCGCCATATTTTTTGGTTTGTCATTAGCTATTATTCCTAATGAAACCGGAAAACCTGTTATTGACTTCATAAACGGCATAAATGAGGTTTTTCTTAAAATGGTGGACATAGTTATGAAAGCTGCGCCATTCTTTGTTTTCGCGCTGCTAGCCGGTGTAATTGCCAAAATGGCTGACACCCCTGCTGAAGTATTCGAAATATTCAAAGGCTTGTGGACTTATTCATTAACACTAGTGCTGGGTTTGGCTTTTATGGTTTTTATTTTCTACCCACTATTGATTACTCTTTTCGTTAAAAAACTCAGTTATAAAGAATTTTTCAAGAATATAAGTCCGGCACAGTTTCTGGCGTTTTCTACCAGCTCCAGTGCTGCCACATTACCTGTTACTATGGAGTGTGTGGAAGAAAACATGGGAGTTTCTAAAAACATAAGCAGTTTTGTATTACCCATTGGTGCCACTGTAAATATGGACGGAACCAGCCTTTATCAGGCCGTAGCGGTAGTTTTTCTAGCTCAGATGCATATGGTAGACCTGACCTTCGGACAGCAGCTTACCATCGTATTTACAGCTACCCTTGCCTCTATAGGATCTGCGGCCGTGCCTAGTGCAGGATTGGTAATGATGATTATAGTTTTACAATCTGTAGGCCTTAATCCTGCATGGATAGCAATTATTTTTCCGGTAGACCGTATCCTAGACATGTGCCGAACCGTAGTAAATGTAACTGGTGATGCCAGTGTATCTACACTCATCGCTAAATCAGAAGGTGAACTTCCTAAATACTCGTAA
- the lnt gene encoding apolipoprotein N-acyltransferase, protein MLASVCVVLLVVNGILYTSEDRGRGTAKVAVVQPNDDSYQIIDKESLRQKVESIKKDLQSIKGQGIDLVVYPEGFIRTTPKYPFIINAPEKTELVQAIRAAAEEADVAVLVGFVGFRVFPERTAPSSAVAVGNGSYASGYNAAMLIAPGITTQIQVKNNLVPFMERVPFLDWTSYFETLRLNLNQAKASYTPDNVTNVFKYKNLRISPLICLDALFPDYIREFEESRANLIAIIANDGWAGKTSGYGQNADYASVAALSFRKQVVRSAATGISLTLRENGKVENSISWDENDILIENVTLKKGNTIYSLFGSYIGIIALLITIGLFIASLQKAKKM, encoded by the coding sequence ATATTAGCTTCTGTTTGTGTGGTGCTTTTGGTTGTAAATGGTATTCTTTATACCTCAGAGGACAGAGGTAGAGGCACAGCCAAAGTAGCGGTAGTTCAACCTAATGATGATTCTTATCAAATTATTGACAAGGAGTCATTACGGCAGAAGGTAGAATCTATAAAAAAGGATTTACAGTCTATTAAGGGACAGGGAATCGATTTGGTGGTCTATCCTGAAGGCTTTATAAGAACTACGCCTAAGTATCCATTTATTATTAATGCGCCGGAAAAGACAGAACTGGTGCAGGCCATTAGAGCAGCGGCAGAGGAAGCGGACGTGGCGGTGTTAGTTGGTTTTGTAGGCTTTAGAGTTTTTCCTGAGCGTACTGCCCCGTCTAGTGCGGTAGCTGTTGGTAATGGATCTTATGCCAGTGGTTATAATGCTGCTATGCTGATAGCTCCAGGAATCACAACCCAGATACAAGTGAAAAATAACTTGGTTCCTTTCATGGAGCGTGTCCCATTTTTAGACTGGACTTCTTATTTTGAAACACTTAGGCTTAATCTCAATCAGGCTAAGGCGAGCTATACGCCAGATAATGTTACAAATGTTTTTAAATATAAGAACCTCCGGATTAGTCCTTTAATATGTCTTGATGCTCTTTTTCCAGATTATATAAGAGAGTTTGAAGAGTCCAGGGCCAATCTTATAGCCATTATAGCTAATGATGGCTGGGCAGGGAAAACTTCTGGCTACGGACAAAATGCTGATTATGCCTCAGTAGCCGCACTTTCTTTTAGGAAACAAGTAGTTCGCTCGGCAGCTACAGGTATCTCCCTTACTCTTAGAGAGAATGGAAAAGTGGAGAATTCTATTTCTTGGGATGAAAATGACATTTTAATTGAAAATGTTACATTAAAAAAAGGTAATACTATATACTCACTTTTTGGTAGCTACATCGGAATAATTGCTCTTTTAATAACTATTGGCTTATTTATTGCATCTTTGCAGAAGGCAAAGAAAATGTAA
- a CDS encoding dicarboxylate/amino acid:cation symporter, with the protein MKNLPLHIKIIIGLVAGIIYAFISSALGWNDFTINWINPFGTIFIRLLKFIAVPLVLFSIIGGVSSLSDISKLGRLGAKTLGLYLLTTVIAVGIGLLLVNIVKPGKFIDEQQQLKNRIEYEKWVQATDGVEGVKDDKNVLTDPEYRDQVEEIASDETLAQAAQHAEAAAVQEKMVAAEKTKDTPPITVFSRYGS; encoded by the coding sequence ATGAAAAACCTCCCTTTACATATTAAAATTATTATTGGCCTTGTAGCCGGAATCATATATGCATTTATTTCAAGTGCACTTGGCTGGAATGATTTTACCATTAATTGGATCAACCCATTTGGCACTATATTCATTAGGTTATTAAAATTTATTGCAGTACCGCTGGTGCTATTTTCTATTATAGGAGGAGTATCCAGCTTAAGCGATATTTCTAAGCTAGGACGCCTGGGAGCAAAAACGCTTGGTCTCTACCTTTTAACCACGGTAATAGCTGTAGGCATAGGCTTATTATTGGTAAATATTGTAAAGCCCGGCAAATTTATAGATGAACAGCAGCAGCTAAAAAACAGGATAGAATATGAAAAATGGGTACAGGCTACTGATGGTGTAGAAGGAGTAAAGGATGATAAAAATGTACTCACTGACCCTGAATATAGAGATCAGGTAGAAGAAATTGCCAGTGATGAAACCCTGGCCCAAGCAGCACAACATGCTGAAGCTGCCGCAGTACAAGAAAAAATGGTAGCTGCAGAAAAAACAAAGGACACCCCCCCCATTACAGTTTTTAGTAGATATGGTTCCTGA
- a CDS encoding T9SS type A sorting domain-containing protein, with protein MKLTRVFLVLIFVGISMSETYACWGDRTFTWEGGTSSNWGNTYNFDIWYLLPGNNDGVIVDLGEYFNEPIVSQSDRIGVLVMANSGVINVRANLRVENLVIDAGANNLVRIGAGSSLIVDRELTFNEAGTITFEGAGNLVIDDVDLNENGSRIINNLTGSTTINGNLLFSGSNQSVSNTGNINIGGDVRAGGSGNNNNVINNYGNLLFRNIILSNGNLTINNYSLIDQSGYFNSIDNGSSFHNYDGSVWRWGYSGGTYDNDINNIMDCSNGTNTFIYDATGGQNIIPIDYSNLVLAGNNVKYTQNNLTVNGDLTITENARLNVANGNDNITLAGDWINNSGSWNSFEEGNRRVSLNGTGNQSIIANETFYDLEINKPAGNVLLFGDNVVNHSLMLNNGKVQTRDHFLTIGASGFIAGSDEDSYIQVTSDGGLVQNSIGGGARTGDILFPVGLNSYTPLTINNTTGTADNYTIRMCSGISLNGNCSDDMLEESAINLTWFIDEDVIGGSDVTLQFQWGGTEELDGFDRSNISVVHYNGSNWEQLNYVSASGTGPYYASVSNVSSFSPFGVSSGGPLPVELTYFTGSLQGENVLLNWETASELNNDYFSVEKTLDFETYEHVATVGGQGTKSSPSEYTLTDADPYAGVSYYRLKQTDYDGTFTYSRPVRINNLTSSEHIDVSLFPVPSDGNLLKLALQSNESIGLVDLQVIDVQGKTVYKESNILPQGEWSIQFNKQLKPGIYSLLINSDKTLTRKFVVE; from the coding sequence ATGAAGCTTACACGTGTGTTTTTGGTTTTAATTTTTGTAGGTATTTCTATGTCTGAAACCTACGCATGTTGGGGAGATAGAACGTTTACCTGGGAAGGGGGGACGAGCAGTAACTGGGGAAATACTTATAATTTTGATATATGGTACTTGCTACCTGGTAATAACGATGGTGTTATCGTTGATTTAGGAGAGTATTTTAATGAGCCTATCGTATCACAAAGCGATAGAATAGGAGTGCTAGTAATGGCCAATAGCGGTGTAATAAACGTGAGAGCTAATCTTAGAGTTGAGAACCTTGTTATTGATGCAGGAGCCAATAACTTAGTGAGAATAGGGGCAGGTAGTTCGTTGATTGTAGATAGAGAGTTAACCTTTAATGAAGCTGGAACTATCACTTTTGAAGGAGCCGGTAACCTGGTTATAGATGATGTCGATCTTAATGAAAATGGCTCTAGGATTATCAATAATCTTACGGGGAGCACCACTATAAATGGTAATTTACTCTTTTCAGGTAGTAATCAGTCTGTTTCAAATACGGGTAATATTAATATAGGTGGCGATGTAAGAGCAGGAGGCTCAGGCAATAATAATAATGTCATTAATAATTATGGCAATTTGTTATTCCGAAACATCATCCTTTCAAATGGTAATTTAACTATCAATAATTATTCATTAATTGATCAGTCGGGGTACTTTAACTCTATTGATAATGGAAGCTCATTTCATAATTATGATGGTTCCGTCTGGCGTTGGGGCTACTCTGGCGGTACCTATGATAATGACATAAATAATATTATGGATTGCTCTAATGGCACTAATACCTTTATATATGATGCTACTGGTGGGCAAAATATCATTCCTATTGATTATAGTAATTTAGTGCTGGCTGGTAATAATGTGAAGTATACACAAAACAACCTGACGGTAAATGGAGACCTTACTATTACAGAAAACGCCCGTCTTAATGTGGCTAATGGTAATGATAATATTACTCTTGCAGGTGATTGGATCAATAATAGCGGTAGTTGGAATTCTTTCGAAGAGGGTAATCGTCGTGTAAGTCTTAATGGTACTGGTAATCAAAGTATAATAGCTAATGAAACATTTTATGATCTGGAAATTAATAAGCCGGCTGGAAATGTTTTATTGTTTGGAGATAATGTGGTGAATCATTCATTGATGCTAAACAATGGTAAAGTGCAAACACGCGATCATTTTTTAACTATTGGAGCATCAGGTTTCATTGCGGGCTCTGATGAGGATAGTTATATTCAGGTTACCTCTGACGGAGGGCTTGTGCAGAATAGTATTGGAGGAGGAGCCAGAACTGGTGATATTCTTTTTCCTGTTGGTTTAAATAGCTATACACCTCTTACTATTAATAACACTACAGGTACTGCAGATAATTATACAATAAGAATGTGTTCTGGTATTAGCCTGAATGGTAACTGTTCTGATGATATGCTGGAAGAAAGTGCTATAAACTTAACCTGGTTTATTGATGAAGATGTAATAGGAGGTTCTGATGTTACCCTACAATTTCAGTGGGGTGGAACTGAGGAATTAGATGGCTTTGATAGAAGTAATATTAGTGTAGTTCACTATAATGGCTCTAATTGGGAACAGCTCAATTATGTAAGTGCATCAGGAACTGGTCCTTATTATGCTTCTGTATCCAATGTGTCTTCATTTTCACCATTTGGAGTGTCTAGTGGAGGGCCACTACCAGTAGAGTTAACTTATTTTACAGGTAGTCTTCAGGGTGAAAATGTGCTACTGAACTGGGAAACGGCTTCTGAGTTGAATAATGACTATTTTTCTGTAGAAAAGACATTAGACTTCGAAACTTATGAGCACGTAGCTACGGTTGGCGGTCAGGGGACTAAATCAAGCCCTTCAGAATATACTTTGACAGATGCAGACCCATATGCAGGTGTTTCTTATTATAGACTGAAACAAACAGATTATGACGGAACATTTACTTACTCCAGACCAGTAAGAATAAATAACCTTACCAGTTCAGAACATATTGATGTATCTTTATTTCCTGTACCAAGTGATGGGAATCTACTTAAATTGGCACTTCAGAGTAATGAGAGTATCGGTCTGGTAGATTTGCAAGTAATAGATGTACAAGGAAAAACAGTATATAAAGAAAGTAATATCCTGCCACAAGGCGAATGGTCTATTCAATTCAACAAACAGTTGAAACCGGGAATTTACAGCCTTTTAATTAACTCGGATAAAACGCTTACTAGAAAATTTGTTGTGGAGTAG